GGCAACGGCGGAGTAAAGCCTTTCTTCTTGCCTTTGCGAATGGCCGGGGGGAGGAGGTTCCTTACGGCTCGTCTCAAAAGCCGCTTGGTTTGAAGCCCTGTTGACTTGATACGCGGCGGTATGACCGCCAGTCTTTCCACCAACTCGTGATCCAGAAGTGGGACCCTGGCCTCCAGTGAATGGGCCATTGTCATTCTATCAACTTTTGTGAGGTTGTCGTCCAGCAAAAAAGTTTTGGCGTCCACATAAAGAAGTTGATTCAGCGGATGAGCGTGGCTGGCAGCCGCAAAATGCCGTTCAAAAACAGCGAAGCTGTCCCGAAAGCCTGTCCCGAGAAACTCCCCGGAGCAGAGTTCCTTTTTTTCGTCCTCGCTGAAAATGACTTTCCACCAGTAGTGTCCCTGTCCCAGAGGAAGATCCGCGCCGGTAACAAAGCGTTTGGCTTTGTAGTCGAAACTTATGCGGTCCATCGAAGTCGGCAATGCCATGACAACAGGGGTGATCAGATTCTCGCGCAGCCATCGAGGGATCATAGTGAAGATCCGGCTGACCCTGTACGCCACGTGCGTGGGGTACCCTGCGAATATCTCGTCCCCGCCGTCTCCGGTAAGGACTACTTTTACGTGACGCGCGGCAAGTTCCGACACAAGGAATGTCGGGATGGCGGAATAGTCCGCGAACGGCTCGTCAAAAAAGTTCAGAAGCTCCGGAATGGATTCGATCATTGCAGGGCGCCCGGTGGTTTCCAGGTGCTCGGTGCCCAATGTGGCCGCCACCAGACGAGCTTCTTTTGATTCGTCGTAAGACTTCCTATCGAACCCGATAGTGAACGTCTTCAGCGGCACGTTGAGTTTGCGGGCCATGACCGCTGCCACCGTAGTAGAGTCCAGTCCCCCACTGAGAAGAGCGCCGACTTGAACGTCCGCTATCATGTGCCTGCGGATCGCTGTTTCCACCAAGTCCAGGATTTCCGCCTCGTAATCCCGGCGGGGCGGTTCTTCTTCTCCGGCTGCGGGAAGTGGAATGTCCCAGTATCTACTTATTTTCATGCCTTCCGGCGAACAAGTGAGAAAACACCCGGGCGGCAGTTTTCTTACAGCGGCAAACGCGGTGGCCGGAGTAGGCACGTACATCAAGGAGAGATAGTCGTATAGAGCCTGGTAGTCTGGCTCACGGCTTATTCCCCCGGCCAGAACGGCTTTGAGTTCACTACCGAAGAGTAGTCGCCGTTTGTCGTCGTACGAATAAAAGAGGGGCTTGATTCCAAGCCTGTCGCGGGCCAGGAAGAGCCGGCGATGTTTGGAGTCCCACAAGGCGAACCCGAACATACCGTTCAGGCGAGTGACACAGTTCTCGCCCATCTCTTCGTACAGATGAAGGATGACCTCAGTGTCGGATTGCGTGCGAAAACGATGCCCTTTTGAAAGTAGTTCCGAACGCAATTCCGGATAGTTGTAGATTTCCCCGTTGAAGACAATCCAGAGCGACTCGTCTTCATTCGTGATCGGCTGGTGGCCGCCTTCGAGGTCGATGATGCTGAGCCTGCGCATGGCCAGACCCACCGACCCGGCCACGTAAAATCCCTCATCGTCGGGACCGCGATGGACCATGGTCCTGTTCATCCGCTCCAGGACGGCCCGATCCACTTCAGCAGTCGGGTCGAGGAGAAATATTCCGCAAATTCCGCACATATGGTGAACTTCGACGAATGTCGCTTTCAAATGAGGAAGCTGCGAGGGAATTTCTGTGTGTAAGAAAGGTTTCCTCGTGCTCCCTTCAAGAAACTCCATATCTCGCCGCCGGTCAGCTTCTGCCTCTGGCGGAAGCTGACCGGCGGACAGGATATAGAAGTTTTTGGACAAGGGTGCGGGTGCCCTCGGCGGGCGGCCACGTCTTCCTTCGAGTCGCCCCGGTCACCACGGCGGTTGAGCCAGCACAAAGACGGATTATCGCCCTGCGCGCAGCAGCTTTTTACAAAAAGGTTCTCCCCGCAATTTCCTTACTTCTATGCCCATTCACATCAGTCGCGCTCTTGGAGCCTGAGGGACGCGAATTGGTCCAGGACGAGACCGAAGAATATTATATTGATGCCCCCTGCAAGGAAAAGCACAGTGCCTCCTGAAAACTGGGCAAAAAGGATCAGGTTCCTAATGGTCAGGGCAATTCCCGCTAGTATCATAACCAGGCCGGCTGGGAAGAATATTTTGTTCGGATTTGCGAGGGTGATTATACGAAGCATGAACATGATGAACCGGAAGCCGTCACGAAAAGGATTCAGCTTGCTATGGGTCTCAGGAGGCCTACGCCTGGCCCGGATCGGGACAAATCCGACACTGTAACCTGCGGTAATCAAACTCAATGTGCTGGTGGATGGAAATGAATAGCCATTCGGGTATATGTGCAGAAACTTGATCGCCACACTATGGCGAAAGGCTCGAAACCCAGAGGTCAGGTCCGGGATTTGCTGTTCCGCGAGGAACGTAGCTAGTCTGCGCAGTAAGATGTTACCGAAATTCCTCAGCAATGAACCGTCGTCGTTCGTAAAAGACCTGGCACCCACCACGAGATCAAAAGAATCGAGGCCCGCTATCAGTCTGTTGAGGTCCCGTGGATCGTGTTGTCCGTCACCGTCCAGGATCGCAACCAGACCGCCGGGAATTGCCCTCAGAGCGGTTTTGACAGCCGCACCGTTGCCCTTGTTGAGCGGATGGGAGATCACATCAGCTCCGGCCTCTGCGGCCACACGGGCCGTCGCGTCCGTCGAGCCATCGTCTATCAGCAGAATCCGCGCGGCCGGAACGTTCTGTCGGACCTCACGAATTATGTC
This portion of the Desulfomonile tiedjei genome encodes:
- the asnB gene encoding asparagine synthase (glutamine-hydrolyzing), which translates into the protein MEFLEGSTRKPFLHTEIPSQLPHLKATFVEVHHMCGICGIFLLDPTAEVDRAVLERMNRTMVHRGPDDEGFYVAGSVGLAMRRLSIIDLEGGHQPITNEDESLWIVFNGEIYNYPELRSELLSKGHRFRTQSDTEVILHLYEEMGENCVTRLNGMFGFALWDSKHRRLFLARDRLGIKPLFYSYDDKRRLLFGSELKAVLAGGISREPDYQALYDYLSLMYVPTPATAFAAVRKLPPGCFLTCSPEGMKISRYWDIPLPAAGEEEPPRRDYEAEILDLVETAIRRHMIADVQVGALLSGGLDSTTVAAVMARKLNVPLKTFTIGFDRKSYDESKEARLVAATLGTEHLETTGRPAMIESIPELLNFFDEPFADYSAIPTFLVSELAARHVKVVLTGDGGDEIFAGYPTHVAYRVSRIFTMIPRWLRENLITPVVMALPTSMDRISFDYKAKRFVTGADLPLGQGHYWWKVIFSEDEKKELCSGEFLGTGFRDSFAVFERHFAAASHAHPLNQLLYVDAKTFLLDDNLTKVDRMTMAHSLEARVPLLDHELVERLAVIPPRIKSTGLQTKRLLRRAVRNLLPPAIRKGKKKGFTPPLPYWIKEELKDFILDSFSTRRLSAIGLLNPAYCRRLLDEHLQGKKDNNRQIWTVLALTYWLEKNRA
- a CDS encoding glycosyltransferase family 2 protein; this encodes MTEQLGTLQRGTDRSKEPVTVVIPAYNEEKTVGDIIREVRQNVPAARILLIDDGSTDATARVAAEAGADVISHPLNKGNGAAVKTALRAIPGGLVAILDGDGQHDPRDLNRLIAGLDSFDLVVGARSFTNDDGSLLRNFGNILLRRLATFLAEQQIPDLTSGFRAFRHSVAIKFLHIYPNGYSFPSTSTLSLITAGYSVGFVPIRARRRPPETHSKLNPFRDGFRFIMFMLRIITLANPNKIFFPAGLVMILAGIALTIRNLILFAQFSGGTVLFLAGGINIIFFGLVLDQFASLRLQERD